Proteins from one Salmonella bongori NCTC 12419 genomic window:
- the rpmD gene encoding 50S ribosomal protein L30, with the protein MAKTIKITQTRSAIGRLPKHKATLLGLGLRRIGHTVEREDTPAVRGMVNAVSFMVKVEE; encoded by the coding sequence ATGGCAAAGACTATTAAAATTACTCAAACCCGCAGTGCAATCGGTCGTCTGCCGAAACACAAGGCAACGCTGCTTGGCCTGGGTCTGCGTCGTATTGGTCACACCGTAGAACGCGAGGATACTCCTGCTGTTCGTGGTATGGTCAACGCGGTTTCCTTCATGGTTAAAGTTGAGGAGTAA
- the rpsN gene encoding 30S ribosomal protein S14: MAKQSMKAREVKRVALADKYFAKRAELKAIISDVNATDEDRWNAVLKLQTLPRDSSPSRQRNRCRQTGRPHAFLRKFGLSRIKVREAAMRGEIPGLKKASW, encoded by the coding sequence ATGGCTAAGCAATCAATGAAAGCACGCGAAGTAAAACGCGTAGCTTTAGCTGATAAATACTTCGCGAAACGCGCTGAACTGAAAGCGATCATCTCTGATGTGAACGCAACCGACGAAGATCGTTGGAATGCGGTTCTTAAGCTGCAGACTCTGCCGCGTGATTCCAGCCCGTCACGTCAGCGTAACCGCTGCCGTCAAACTGGTCGTCCGCACGCTTTCCTGCGGAAGTTCGGGTTGAGCCGTATTAAGGTCCGTGAAGCCGCTATGCGCGGTGAAATTCCGGGTCTGAAAAAGGCTAGCTGGTAA
- the rpmJ gene encoding 50S ribosomal protein L36 yields the protein MKVRASVKKLCRNCKIVKRDGVIRVICSAEPKHKQRQG from the coding sequence ATGAAAGTTCGTGCTTCCGTCAAGAAATTATGCCGTAACTGCAAAATCGTTAAGCGTGATGGCGTCATCCGTGTGATTTGCAGTGCCGAGCCGAAGCATAAACAGCGCCAAGGCTGA
- the rplR gene encoding 50S ribosomal protein L18 yields MDKKSARIRRATRARRKLKELGATRLVVHRTPRHIYAQVIAPNGSEVLVAASTVEKAIAEQLKYTGNKDAAAAVGKAVAERALEKGIKDVSFDRSGFQYHGRVQALADAAREAGLQF; encoded by the coding sequence ATGGATAAGAAATCTGCTCGTATCCGTCGTGCGACCCGCGCACGCCGCAAGCTCAAAGAGCTGGGCGCAACTCGCCTGGTGGTACATCGTACCCCGCGTCATATTTACGCACAGGTAATTGCACCGAACGGTTCTGAAGTTCTGGTAGCTGCTTCTACTGTAGAAAAAGCTATTGCTGAACAACTGAAGTACACCGGTAACAAAGACGCTGCAGCAGCTGTGGGTAAAGCTGTCGCTGAACGCGCTCTGGAAAAAGGCATCAAAGATGTGTCCTTTGACCGTTCCGGGTTCCAATATCATGGTCGTGTCCAGGCACTGGCAGATGCTGCCCGTGAAGCTGGCCTTCAGTTCTAA
- the rplX gene encoding 50S ribosomal protein L24, with protein sequence MAAKIRRDDEVIVLTGKDKGKRGKVKNVLSSGKVIVEGINLVKKHQKPVPALNQPGGIVEKEAAIQVSNVAIFNAATGKADRVGFRFEDGKKVRFFKSNSETIK encoded by the coding sequence ATGGCAGCGAAAATCCGTCGTGATGACGAAGTTATCGTGTTAACCGGTAAAGATAAAGGTAAGCGCGGTAAAGTTAAGAATGTCCTGTCTTCCGGCAAGGTCATTGTTGAAGGTATCAACCTGGTTAAGAAACACCAGAAGCCGGTTCCGGCTCTGAACCAACCAGGCGGCATCGTTGAAAAAGAAGCTGCAATTCAGGTTTCTAACGTTGCTATCTTCAATGCGGCAACCGGTAAGGCTGACCGTGTAGGCTTTAGATTCGAAGACGGTAAAAAAGTCCGTTTCTTCAAGTCTAACAGCGAAACTATCAAGTAA
- the rpmC gene encoding 50S ribosomal protein L29: MKAKELREKSVEELNTELLNLLREQFNLRMQAASGQLQQSHLLKQVRRDVARVKTLLTEKAGA, from the coding sequence ATGAAAGCAAAAGAGCTGCGTGAGAAGAGCGTTGAAGAGCTGAACACCGAGCTGCTGAACTTGCTGCGTGAGCAGTTCAACCTGCGTATGCAGGCTGCAAGTGGCCAGCTGCAACAGTCTCACCTGTTGAAGCAAGTGCGTCGTGATGTCGCACGCGTTAAGACTTTACTGACTGAGAAGGCGGGTGCGTAA
- the rplE gene encoding 50S ribosomal protein L5, translating into MAKLHDYYKDEVVKKLMTEFNYNSVMQVPRVEKITLNMGVGEAIADKKLLDNAAADLTAISGQKPLITKARKSVAGFKIRQGYPIGCKVTLRGERMWEFFERLITIAVPRIRDFRGLSAKSFDGRGNYSMGVREQIIFPEIDYDKVDRVRGLDITITTTAKSDEEGRALLAAFDFPFRK; encoded by the coding sequence ATGGCGAAACTGCATGATTACTACAAAGACGAAGTAGTTAAAAAACTCATGACCGAGTTTAACTACAATTCTGTCATGCAAGTCCCTCGGGTCGAGAAGATCACCCTGAACATGGGTGTTGGTGAAGCGATCGCTGACAAGAAACTGCTGGATAACGCAGCAGCAGACCTGACAGCAATCTCCGGTCAAAAACCGTTGATCACCAAAGCACGCAAATCTGTTGCAGGCTTCAAAATCCGTCAGGGCTATCCGATCGGCTGTAAAGTAACTCTGCGTGGCGAACGCATGTGGGAGTTCTTTGAGCGCCTGATCACTATTGCTGTTCCTCGTATCCGTGACTTCCGTGGCTTGTCCGCTAAGTCATTCGACGGTCGTGGTAACTACAGCATGGGTGTCCGTGAGCAGATCATCTTCCCAGAAATCGACTACGATAAAGTCGACCGCGTTCGTGGTTTGGATATTACCATTACCACTACTGCGAAATCTGACGAAGAAGGCCGTGCTCTGCTGGCTGCCTTTGACTTCCCGTTCCGCAAGTAA
- the rpsH gene encoding 30S ribosomal protein S8 → MSMQDPIADMLTRIRNGQAANKAAVTMPSSKLKVAIANVLKEEGFIEDFKVEGDTKPELELTLKYFQGKAVVESIQRVSRPGLRIYKRKDELPKVMAGLGIAVVSTSKGVMTDRAARQAGLGGEIICYVA, encoded by the coding sequence ATGAGCATGCAAGATCCGATCGCGGATATGCTGACCCGTATCCGTAACGGTCAGGCCGCGAACAAAGCTGCGGTCACCATGCCTTCCTCCAAGCTGAAAGTGGCAATTGCCAACGTGCTGAAGGAAGAAGGTTTTATTGAAGATTTTAAAGTTGAAGGCGACACCAAGCCGGAACTGGAACTGACTCTTAAGTATTTCCAGGGTAAAGCTGTTGTAGAAAGCATTCAGCGTGTCAGCCGCCCAGGTCTGCGCATCTACAAACGTAAAGATGAGCTGCCGAAAGTTATGGCCGGTCTGGGTATCGCGGTTGTTTCTACCTCTAAAGGTGTTATGACTGATCGTGCAGCGCGCCAGGCTGGTCTTGGTGGCGAAATTATCTGCTACGTAGCCTAA
- the rpsE gene encoding 30S ribosomal protein S5 — protein MAHIEKQAGELQEKLIAVNRVSKTVKGGRIFSFTALTVVGDGNGRVGFGYGKAREVPAAIQKAMEKARRNMINVALNNGTLQHPVKGVHTGSRVFMQPASEGTGIIAGGAMRAVLEVAGVHNVLAKAYGSTNPINVVRATIDGLENMNSPEMVAAKRGKSVEEILGK, from the coding sequence ATGGCTCACATCGAAAAACAAGCTGGCGAACTGCAGGAAAAGCTGATCGCGGTAAACCGCGTATCTAAAACCGTTAAAGGTGGTCGTATTTTCTCCTTCACAGCTCTGACTGTTGTTGGTGATGGTAATGGCCGCGTAGGTTTTGGTTACGGTAAAGCGCGTGAAGTTCCAGCAGCGATCCAGAAAGCGATGGAAAAAGCCCGTCGCAATATGATTAACGTCGCGCTGAACAACGGCACCCTGCAACACCCGGTTAAAGGTGTTCACACGGGTTCTCGTGTATTCATGCAGCCAGCTTCCGAAGGTACCGGTATCATCGCCGGTGGTGCAATGCGCGCCGTTCTGGAAGTTGCTGGGGTTCATAACGTTCTGGCTAAAGCATATGGTTCCACCAACCCGATCAACGTGGTTCGTGCAACTATTGATGGCCTGGAAAATATGAATTCTCCAGAAATGGTCGCTGCCAAGCGTGGTAAATCCGTTGAAGAAATTCTGGGGAAATAA
- the rpsQ gene encoding 30S ribosomal protein S17 gives MTDKIRTLQGRVVSDKMEKSIVVAIERFVKHPIYGKFIKRTTKMHVHDENNECGIGDVVEIRECRPLSKTKSWTLVRVVEKAVL, from the coding sequence ATGACCGATAAAATCCGTACTCTGCAAGGTCGCGTGGTTAGCGACAAAATGGAGAAATCCATTGTTGTTGCTATCGAACGTTTTGTGAAACACCCGATCTACGGTAAATTCATCAAGCGTACGACCAAAATGCACGTACATGACGAGAACAACGAATGCGGTATCGGCGACGTGGTAGAAATCCGCGAATGCCGTCCGCTGTCCAAGACTAAATCCTGGACTCTGGTTCGCGTTGTAGAGAAAGCGGTTCTGTAA
- the rplF gene encoding 50S ribosomal protein L6, producing MSRVAKAPVVVPAGVDVKINGQVITIKGKNGELTRTLNDAVEVKHADNALTFGPRDGYADGWAQAGTARALLNSMVIGVTEGFTKKLQLVGVGYRAAVKGNVVNLSLGFSHPVDHELPAGITAECPSQTEIVLKGADKQVIGQVAADLRAYRRPEPYKGKGVRYADEVVRTKEAKKK from the coding sequence ATGTCTCGTGTTGCTAAAGCACCGGTCGTTGTTCCTGCCGGCGTTGATGTCAAAATCAACGGTCAGGTTATTACGATCAAAGGTAAAAACGGCGAGCTGACTCGTACTCTCAACGATGCTGTTGAAGTTAAACATGCAGATAATGCACTGACCTTCGGTCCGCGTGATGGTTACGCTGACGGTTGGGCACAGGCTGGTACCGCGCGTGCCCTGCTGAACTCAATGGTTATCGGTGTTACCGAAGGCTTCACTAAGAAGCTGCAGCTGGTTGGTGTAGGTTATCGTGCAGCGGTTAAAGGGAACGTAGTAAACCTGTCCCTGGGTTTCTCTCATCCTGTAGACCACGAGCTGCCGGCAGGTATTACTGCTGAATGTCCATCACAGACTGAAATCGTGCTGAAAGGCGCTGATAAGCAGGTGATCGGCCAGGTTGCAGCAGATCTGCGCGCCTACCGTCGTCCTGAGCCTTATAAAGGCAAGGGTGTTCGTTACGCCGACGAAGTCGTGCGTACCAAAGAGGCTAAGAAGAAGTAA
- the secY gene encoding preprotein translocase subunit SecY, with protein MAKQPGLDFQSAKGGLGELKRRLLFVIGALIVFRIGSFIPIPGIDAAVLAKLLEQQRGTIIEMFNMFSGGALSRASIFALGIMPYISASIIIQLLTVVHPTLAEIKKEGESGRRKISQYTRYGTLVLAIFQSIGIATGLPNMPGMQGLVMNPGFAFYFTAVVSLVTGTMFLMWLGEQITERGIGNGISIIIFAGIVAGLPPAIAHTIEQARQGDLHFLVLLLVAVLVFAVTFFVVFVERGQRRIVVNYAKRQQGRRVYAAQSTHLPLKVNMAGVIPAIFASSIILFPATIASWFGGGTGWNWLTTISLYLQPGQPLYVLLYASAIIFFCFFYTALVFNPRETADNLKKSGAFVPGIRPGEQTAKYIDKVMTRLTLVGALYITFICLIPEFMRDAMKVPFYFGGTSLLIVVVVIMDFMAQVQTLMMSSQYESALKKANLKGYGR; from the coding sequence ATGGCTAAACAACCGGGATTAGATTTTCAAAGTGCCAAAGGTGGCTTAGGCGAGCTGAAACGCAGACTGCTGTTTGTTATCGGCGCGCTGATTGTGTTCCGTATTGGCTCTTTTATTCCGATCCCTGGTATTGATGCCGCTGTACTTGCCAAACTGCTTGAGCAACAGCGAGGCACCATCATTGAAATGTTTAACATGTTCTCTGGTGGTGCTCTCAGCCGTGCTTCTATCTTTGCCCTGGGGATCATGCCGTATATTTCGGCGTCGATCATTATCCAGCTGCTGACGGTGGTCCACCCAACGCTGGCGGAAATTAAGAAAGAAGGGGAGTCTGGTCGTCGTAAGATCAGCCAGTACACCCGTTACGGTACTTTGGTGTTGGCGATATTCCAGTCGATCGGTATTGCTACCGGTCTGCCGAATATGCCTGGTATGCAGGGCCTGGTGATGAACCCAGGCTTTGCGTTCTATTTCACCGCTGTTGTAAGTCTGGTTACAGGAACCATGTTCCTGATGTGGCTCGGCGAACAGATTACTGAGCGTGGTATCGGCAACGGTATCTCAATCATCATCTTCGCTGGTATCGTTGCGGGACTCCCGCCAGCCATTGCCCATACTATCGAGCAAGCGCGTCAAGGCGACCTGCACTTCCTCGTGTTGCTGTTGGTTGCAGTATTAGTATTTGCAGTGACGTTCTTTGTAGTCTTCGTTGAACGTGGTCAACGCCGTATTGTGGTAAACTACGCCAAACGTCAGCAAGGTCGTCGTGTCTATGCTGCACAGAGCACACATTTACCGCTGAAAGTGAATATGGCGGGGGTAATCCCGGCAATCTTCGCTTCCAGTATTATTCTGTTCCCGGCGACCATCGCGTCATGGTTCGGGGGCGGTACTGGTTGGAACTGGCTGACAACAATTTCGCTGTATTTGCAGCCTGGGCAACCGCTTTATGTGTTACTCTATGCGTCTGCAATCATCTTCTTCTGTTTCTTCTACACGGCGTTGGTTTTCAACCCGCGTGAAACAGCAGATAACCTGAAGAAGTCCGGTGCATTTGTACCAGGAATTCGTCCGGGAGAGCAAACGGCGAAGTATATCGATAAAGTAATGACCCGCCTGACTTTGGTTGGTGCGCTTTACATTACTTTTATCTGCCTGATCCCGGAGTTCATGCGTGATGCAATGAAAGTACCGTTCTACTTCGGTGGGACCTCACTGCTTATCGTTGTTGTCGTGATTATGGACTTTATGGCTCAAGTGCAAACTCTGATGATGTCCAGTCAGTATGAGTCTGCATTGAAGAAGGCGAACCTGAAAGGCTACGGCCGTTAA
- the rplN gene encoding 50S ribosomal protein L14: protein MIQEQTMLNVADNSGARRVMCIKVLGGSHRRYAGVGDIIKITIKEAIPRGKVKKGDVLKAVVVRTKKGVRRPDGSVIRFDGNACVILNNNSEQPIGTRIFGPVTRELRNEKFMKIISLAPEVL, encoded by the coding sequence ATGATCCAAGAACAGACTATGCTGAACGTCGCCGACAACTCCGGTGCACGTCGCGTAATGTGTATCAAGGTTCTGGGTGGCTCGCACCGTCGCTACGCAGGCGTAGGCGACATCATTAAGATCACCATCAAAGAAGCAATTCCGCGTGGTAAGGTCAAAAAAGGTGATGTGCTGAAGGCGGTAGTGGTGCGCACCAAGAAGGGTGTTCGTCGCCCGGACGGTTCTGTCATTCGCTTCGATGGTAATGCATGCGTTATTCTGAACAATAACAGCGAGCAGCCTATCGGTACGCGTATTTTTGGGCCGGTAACTCGTGAACTTCGTAACGAGAAGTTCATGAAAATTATCTCTCTGGCACCAGAAGTACTCTAA
- the rplO gene encoding 50S ribosomal protein L15 — MRLNTLSPAEGSKKAGKRLGRGIGSGLGKTGGRGHKGQKSRSGGGVRRGFEGGQMPLYRRLPKFGFTSRKAAITAEVRLSDLAKVEGGVVDLNTLKAANIIGIQIEFAKVILAGEVTTPVTVRGLRVTKGARAAIEAAGGKIEE; from the coding sequence ATGCGTTTAAATACTCTGTCTCCGGCCGAAGGCTCCAAAAAGGCGGGTAAACGCCTGGGTCGTGGTATCGGTTCTGGCCTCGGTAAAACCGGTGGTCGTGGTCACAAAGGTCAGAAGTCTCGTTCTGGCGGTGGCGTACGTCGCGGTTTCGAGGGTGGTCAGATGCCTCTGTACCGTCGTCTGCCGAAATTCGGCTTCACTTCTCGTAAAGCAGCGATTACAGCCGAAGTTCGTCTGTCTGACCTGGCTAAAGTAGAAGGCGGCGTTGTAGACCTGAACACGCTGAAAGCAGCAAACATTATCGGTATCCAGATCGAGTTCGCGAAAGTGATCCTGGCTGGCGAAGTCACTACTCCGGTAACTGTTCGTGGCCTGCGTGTTACTAAAGGCGCTCGTGCTGCTATCGAAGCTGCTGGCGGTAAAATCGAGGAATAA
- the rplP gene encoding 50S ribosomal protein L16 translates to MLQPKRTKFRKMHKGRNRGLAAGADVSFGSFGLKAVGRGRLTARQIEAARRAMTRAVKRQGKIWIRVFPDKPITEKPLAVRMGKGKGNVEYWVALIQPGKVLYEMDGVPEELAREAFKLAAAKLPIKTTFVTKTVM, encoded by the coding sequence ACCAAAGCGTACAAAATTCCGTAAAATGCACAAAGGCCGTAACCGCGGTCTGGCTGCTGGCGCGGATGTTAGCTTCGGCAGCTTCGGCCTGAAAGCTGTTGGCCGTGGTCGTCTGACTGCCCGTCAGATCGAAGCAGCACGTCGTGCTATGACCCGTGCAGTTAAGCGTCAAGGTAAGATCTGGATCCGTGTATTCCCGGACAAACCGATCACTGAAAAGCCGCTGGCAGTGCGTATGGGTAAAGGTAAAGGTAACGTGGAGTATTGGGTTGCCTTGATTCAGCCGGGTAAAGTCCTGTATGAAATGGACGGCGTACCGGAAGAGCTGGCCCGTGAAGCATTCAAGCTGGCAGCAGCGAAACTGCCGATTAAAACCACCTTTGTAACTAAGACGGTGATGTAA